The following are encoded together in the Streptomyces flavofungini genome:
- the panB gene encoding 3-methyl-2-oxobutanoate hydroxymethyltransferase, whose amino-acid sequence MTQLSAAQSPAPTERKTDSSKALYGGKGTRRITVRDITAAKERGEKWPMLTAYDAMTASVFDEAGIPVMLVGDSAGNCHLGYETTVPVTLDEMAVLSAAVVRGTSRALIVADLPFGSYQEGPVQALRSATRLIKEAGVGAVKLEGGERSLAQTELLVSSGIPVMSHLGLTPQSVNTMGYRVQGRGEEAAQQLLRDAKSAEAAGAFAVVLELVPAELAAEVTRSLHIPTVGIGAGSDCDAQVLVWTDMLGLTGGRMPRFVKQYADLRGVMGDAAKAFAEDVVGGAFPAAEHAVH is encoded by the coding sequence ATGACACAGCTTTCGGCTGCCCAGAGCCCCGCCCCCACGGAGCGGAAGACCGACAGCAGCAAGGCGCTGTACGGCGGCAAGGGCACGCGCCGCATCACCGTCCGCGACATCACTGCCGCCAAGGAGCGCGGCGAGAAGTGGCCCATGCTCACCGCGTACGACGCGATGACCGCGTCCGTCTTCGACGAGGCCGGGATCCCGGTCATGCTCGTCGGCGACTCGGCGGGCAACTGCCACCTGGGGTACGAGACGACCGTGCCCGTGACCCTCGACGAGATGGCCGTCCTGTCCGCGGCCGTGGTGCGCGGTACGAGCCGCGCCCTGATCGTCGCCGACCTGCCCTTCGGTTCGTACCAGGAGGGCCCCGTCCAGGCACTCAGGTCCGCCACCCGCCTGATCAAGGAGGCCGGCGTCGGCGCGGTGAAGCTGGAGGGCGGTGAGCGCTCGCTGGCCCAGACCGAACTGCTCGTCAGCTCCGGCATCCCCGTGATGTCCCACCTGGGCCTGACCCCGCAGTCCGTGAACACCATGGGCTACCGCGTCCAGGGCCGCGGCGAGGAGGCGGCCCAGCAACTGCTGCGGGACGCCAAGTCGGCCGAGGCCGCGGGTGCCTTCGCGGTGGTGCTCGAACTCGTACCGGCCGAGCTGGCCGCCGAGGTCACCCGGTCGCTGCACATCCCGACCGTGGGCATCGGCGCGGGCTCCGACTGCGACGCCCAGGTCCTGGTGTGGACCGACATGCTGGGCCTGACCGGAGGCAGGATGCCGCGCTTCGTGAAGCAGTACGCGGACCTGCGCGGCGTCATGGGCGACGCCGCGAAGGCGTTCGCCGAGGACGTCGTGGGCGGCGCGTTCCCGGCCGCGGAGCACGCGGTCCACTGA
- a CDS encoding DHA2 family efflux MFS transporter permease subunit: protein MTTPAVPDTPRIPEAVHRRRWAILGVLMLSLLIVVLDNSILNVAIKTISTPEPTGLGATQGELEWAINSYTLVFAGLLFTAGLLGDRLGRKKVLLAGLAVFGIGSALAAQSGSPAELIGFRGLMGLGAAFVMPATLAVLMHVFEREEQPKAIGIWAAGVGLAVAIGPITGGVLLDHFWWGSVFLINVPIVIVAIGLMIVLVPDSKDPKPGRIDLVGVVLSVIGLVLLVYGIIKGGQLADFTDPEALATILAGLAVLVGFVWYEKRSDHPSIDISYFKNRVFSAAITAIALVFFALMGVTFFAVFYTQSVRGYTPLETGLLMLPLAVAQLIFAPRARLVVDRFGVRAVCAGGLTVITLTLVAFTLLDADTPIWVMEVIFFFMGAGMAHIMTPTSVVIMQALPREKAGSASALSNTFRQVGGALGIAVLGSVLSAAYRGGVEDELKVLPPGARHTAGESIEATLGVAGRLGGRGDALVSAANDSFLHAMHVTALCGAGVALVGVLVVSLYLPGKPPKEAVASSDAPAPDRVGADH, encoded by the coding sequence ATGACCACACCTGCCGTCCCCGACACGCCCCGGATACCGGAGGCGGTGCACCGGCGTCGCTGGGCGATCCTCGGCGTCCTCATGCTCAGCCTGCTCATCGTCGTCCTGGACAACTCGATCCTGAACGTCGCCATCAAGACCATCTCGACCCCCGAGCCCACCGGCCTCGGCGCCACCCAGGGCGAGCTCGAGTGGGCCATCAACTCCTACACGCTCGTCTTCGCCGGCCTGCTCTTCACCGCGGGCCTGCTCGGCGACCGCCTCGGCCGCAAGAAGGTGCTGCTCGCCGGGCTCGCCGTCTTCGGCATCGGCTCCGCGCTCGCCGCCCAGTCCGGCTCGCCCGCCGAACTCATCGGCTTCCGCGGCCTGATGGGGCTCGGCGCCGCCTTCGTGATGCCCGCGACCCTCGCCGTCCTCATGCACGTCTTCGAGCGCGAGGAGCAGCCCAAGGCCATCGGCATCTGGGCCGCGGGCGTCGGCCTCGCCGTCGCCATCGGGCCCATCACCGGCGGGGTGCTTCTCGACCACTTCTGGTGGGGATCGGTCTTCCTCATCAACGTACCGATCGTGATCGTCGCCATCGGCCTGATGATCGTGCTCGTCCCCGACTCCAAGGACCCGAAGCCGGGCCGCATCGACCTCGTCGGCGTCGTGCTCTCCGTCATCGGCCTGGTGCTGCTCGTCTACGGCATCATCAAGGGCGGCCAGCTCGCCGACTTCACCGACCCCGAGGCCCTCGCCACGATCCTCGCGGGCCTTGCCGTGCTCGTCGGCTTCGTCTGGTACGAGAAGCGCAGCGACCACCCGTCCATCGACATCTCGTACTTCAAGAACCGCGTCTTCTCCGCGGCCATCACCGCCATCGCGCTCGTCTTCTTCGCGCTGATGGGCGTCACGTTCTTCGCCGTCTTCTACACCCAGAGCGTGCGCGGGTACACCCCGCTGGAGACCGGCCTGCTCATGCTGCCGCTCGCCGTCGCCCAGCTGATCTTCGCGCCGCGCGCCCGGCTCGTCGTCGACCGCTTCGGGGTGCGGGCCGTCTGCGCCGGCGGGCTCACGGTGATCACCCTCACCCTGGTCGCCTTCACCCTCCTCGACGCCGACACGCCGATCTGGGTCATGGAGGTCATCTTCTTCTTCATGGGCGCGGGCATGGCGCACATCATGACGCCCACCAGCGTCGTCATCATGCAGGCGCTGCCCCGCGAGAAGGCGGGCTCCGCGTCCGCCCTCAGCAACACCTTCCGGCAGGTCGGCGGCGCGCTCGGCATCGCCGTCCTCGGGTCCGTCCTCTCCGCGGCCTACCGCGGGGGCGTCGAAGACGAACTCAAGGTGCTGCCGCCCGGGGCGCGGCACACCGCGGGGGAGTCCATCGAGGCGACGCTCGGGGTGGCCGGGCGGCTCGGGGGGCGGGGCGATGCCTTGGTCTCCGCGGCCAACGACTCGTTCCTGCACGCCATGCACGTCACCGCGCTGTGCGGGGCGGGGGTCGCCCTGGTGGGCGTGCTCGTCGTCTCCCTGTACTTGCCGGGCAAGCCGCCGAAGGAGGCGGTGGCCTCATCGGACGCTCCGGCCCCCGACCGGGTGGGCGCCGACCACTGA
- a CDS encoding TetR/AcrR family transcriptional regulator codes for MEQGRIGKGEDVVAKGAGVRGRPRSEAVERAIIEGVIKLIEDGVPLAELSIERVARTAGVGKATIYRRWTGKEALFVDVLRTLEEPPAELPGTSMRDDLVALVEHIRRRGLNMRSSAILHNVFAQMKSLPKLWEAYHRTVIDPQRRVSYEVLRRGVETGELRADVDIVLANELFVGPMLVRSVLRPDAPLDEDLPERIVDMVLDGLRPVK; via the coding sequence GTGGAGCAGGGCCGCATCGGCAAGGGGGAAGACGTCGTCGCCAAAGGGGCGGGTGTCCGGGGCCGTCCGCGGAGCGAGGCGGTGGAGCGCGCGATCATCGAGGGCGTCATCAAGCTCATCGAGGACGGCGTCCCCCTCGCGGAGCTGTCCATCGAGCGCGTCGCCCGCACCGCCGGCGTGGGCAAGGCCACCATCTACCGCCGCTGGACCGGCAAGGAGGCCCTGTTCGTCGACGTCCTGCGCACCCTGGAGGAGCCCCCCGCCGAACTCCCCGGCACCTCCATGCGCGACGACCTCGTCGCCCTCGTCGAACACATCCGCCGCCGCGGCCTCAACATGCGCTCGTCCGCGATCCTGCACAACGTCTTCGCGCAGATGAAGAGCCTGCCGAAGCTGTGGGAGGCCTACCACAGGACGGTCATCGACCCGCAGCGCCGCGTCTCCTACGAGGTGCTGCGCCGCGGCGTCGAGACCGGCGAACTCCGCGCCGACGTCGACATCGTGCTCGCCAACGAGCTGTTCGTCGGCCCCATGCTGGTACGCAGCGTGCTGCGCCCCGACGCCCCGCTGGACGAGGACCTGCCGGAGCGCATCGTCGACATGGTCCTCGACGGGCTGCGGCCCGTGAAGTGA
- a CDS encoding endonuclease/exonuclease/phosphatase family protein → MAQAYKAETDSGGSQHDRQGSRLRRLVGGWRGDPGIWRRGLITAGIAVLIGLVMLLHAQIPNGVGNLGSLTETFLPWLGVFVPVLLVIAVVRKSATALIALVLPVAVWFSAFGGLITDKSGSGGDLTVATHNVNADNPDPSGTARDVAASGADVVALEELTASAVPTYEKALAGTYKYHSVQGTVGVWSKYPLTGTKPVDIKLGWTRAMRTTVDTPKGQVAVYVAHLPSVRVKLDAGFTAGQRDDSADALGEAIGDEQLDKVVLLGDLNGTMNDRALNAVTSQLRSTQGAAGDGFGFSWPASFPMARIDQILVKGVEPVSSWTLPETGSDHLPVAASVDL, encoded by the coding sequence ATGGCGCAGGCGTACAAGGCGGAGACGGACAGCGGCGGCTCGCAGCACGACCGCCAGGGTTCGCGACTGCGACGCCTGGTCGGCGGATGGCGGGGCGACCCCGGCATCTGGCGGCGCGGGCTGATCACGGCGGGGATCGCGGTCCTCATCGGACTCGTGATGCTGCTGCACGCCCAGATCCCCAACGGGGTCGGCAACCTCGGCAGCCTCACCGAGACCTTCCTGCCCTGGCTCGGGGTGTTCGTCCCGGTCCTGCTCGTCATCGCCGTCGTCCGTAAGTCCGCGACGGCCCTGATCGCACTCGTGCTGCCGGTGGCCGTCTGGTTCAGCGCCTTCGGCGGACTCATCACCGACAAGTCCGGCAGCGGCGGCGACCTGACCGTCGCCACCCACAACGTGAACGCCGACAACCCCGACCCGTCCGGCACCGCCCGCGACGTCGCCGCGTCCGGCGCGGACGTCGTCGCCCTGGAGGAACTCACCGCCTCCGCCGTGCCCACGTACGAGAAGGCGCTCGCCGGCACGTACAAGTACCACTCGGTGCAGGGCACCGTCGGTGTGTGGAGCAAGTACCCGCTCACCGGCACCAAGCCCGTCGACATCAAGCTCGGCTGGACGCGCGCGATGCGCACCACCGTCGACACGCCCAAGGGGCAGGTCGCCGTGTACGTGGCGCACCTGCCGTCGGTGCGGGTCAAGCTCGACGCGGGCTTCACGGCCGGGCAGCGCGACGACAGCGCCGACGCGCTCGGCGAGGCCATCGGCGACGAGCAGCTCGACAAGGTCGTGCTGCTCGGCGACCTGAACGGCACGATGAACGACCGCGCCCTGAACGCCGTCACCTCCCAGCTGCGCTCCACGCAGGGCGCCGCGGGCGACGGGTTCGGCTTCAGCTGGCCCGCCTCGTTCCCGATGGCCCGCATCGACCAGATCCTGGTCAAGGGCGTCGAGCCGGTGTCCTCCTGGACGCTGCCGGAGACGGGCAGCGACCACCTGCCGGTGGCCGCGAGCGTCGACCTCTGA
- a CDS encoding MFS transporter: MPLALLALAVGAFGIGTTEFVMMGLLPNVADDLHISIPTAGHLVSAYALGVVIGAPLLAAVTAKLPRRRVLIGLMALFVVGNAVSAAAPDYHWLMAARFLSGLPHGAFFGVGAVVATGLVGPERKARSVSLMFLGLTVANVVGVPVATLMGQQLGWRATFLAVSAIGLAAIVALALLVPADHGHGRHAGLRGELRALGSLPVWLALGTTVAGFGALFAAYSYVTPMLTESAGFAEASVTLLLALFGVGATVGNLLGGRLADHSLRGTLFGGLGALVLVLLFFPVLMRAEWSAAVGVTLLGTAAFTTGSPLQLMVMEKAAAAPSLASSANQAAFNLANAGGAWIGGLALAAGFGVTSPAVAGAGLAVFGIGVAAVAYAVDRGRESSSWPGASGRLVAEHVPAAAADATRS; this comes from the coding sequence ATGCCCCTGGCCCTGCTCGCCCTCGCCGTGGGCGCCTTCGGCATCGGCACCACCGAGTTCGTGATGATGGGGCTGCTGCCCAACGTCGCGGACGACCTGCACATATCCATCCCCACCGCCGGGCACCTCGTCTCCGCGTACGCCCTCGGTGTCGTCATCGGCGCCCCGCTGCTCGCCGCCGTCACCGCGAAGCTGCCCCGGCGCCGTGTACTCATCGGCCTCATGGCCCTCTTCGTCGTCGGCAACGCGGTGTCGGCCGCCGCGCCCGACTACCACTGGCTGATGGCGGCCCGCTTCCTGAGCGGGCTTCCGCACGGCGCGTTCTTCGGCGTCGGCGCGGTCGTCGCCACCGGGCTCGTCGGGCCCGAGCGCAAGGCGCGGTCCGTGTCCCTGATGTTCCTCGGGCTCACCGTCGCCAACGTCGTCGGCGTGCCCGTCGCCACCCTCATGGGGCAGCAGCTCGGGTGGCGCGCCACCTTCCTCGCCGTCAGCGCCATCGGGCTCGCCGCCATCGTCGCGCTCGCGCTCCTCGTGCCCGCCGACCACGGGCACGGCCGGCACGCCGGGCTCCGCGGGGAGCTGCGGGCCCTCGGGTCGCTGCCCGTGTGGCTCGCCCTCGGCACCACTGTCGCGGGCTTCGGCGCCCTCTTCGCCGCCTACAGCTACGTCACCCCGATGCTCACCGAATCCGCCGGGTTCGCCGAGGCCAGCGTGACGCTGCTGCTCGCCCTCTTCGGCGTCGGCGCCACCGTCGGGAACCTGCTCGGCGGGCGGCTCGCCGACCACTCCCTGCGCGGCACCCTCTTCGGTGGGCTCGGGGCGCTCGTCCTCGTCCTGCTGTTCTTCCCCGTCCTCATGCGGGCCGAGTGGAGCGCGGCCGTCGGTGTGACGTTGCTCGGAACGGCCGCGTTCACGACGGGGTCGCCCCTGCAGTTGATGGTCATGGAGAAGGCCGCCGCCGCGCCCTCTCTCGCGTCCTCCGCCAACCAGGCCGCCTTCAACCTCGCCAACGCGGGGGGTGCCTGGATCGGGGGGCTCGCCCTCGCCGCGGGGTTCGGTGTCACGTCGCCCGCCGTGGCCGGGGCGGGGCTTGCCGTCTTCGGGATCGGGGTGGCGGCGGTGGCCTACGCGGTTGATCGCGGCCGGGAAAGCTCCTCCTGGCCGGGGGCCTCTGGGCGGCTGGTGGCCGAGCACGTGCCCGCGGCCGCGGCCGACGCCACCCGCTCGTGA
- a CDS encoding IS5 family transposase (programmed frameshift), translating to MAPDDLWELFERVVPPAPERPQGGGRRRHGDREVLAAIIFVATSGCTWNQLPPGFGPSGVTAFRRFTEWSEARVWAKLHRLVLDELGSRGELDWSRCAIDSVSVRALKGGGLTGPNPTDRGKNGSKIHLIVDRHGLPLSLGISAANLHDSQALIPLVRGIPPVRSRRGPRRRRPAKLHGDKGYDYPHLRRWLSLRQITHRIARKGTESSQRLGRHRWVVERTVSWLSGCRRLHRRYERKPEHFLAFTAIAATLICHRRIAK from the exons ATGGCTCCAGATGATCTGTGGGAGCTGTTCGAGCGGGTGGTGCCGCCGGCGCCGGAGCGTCCGCAGGGCGGCGGTCGCCGTCGGCATGGGGACCGGGAGGTGCTGGCCGCGATCATCTTCGTCGCCACCTCGGGCTGCACGTGGAACCAACTGCCGCCGGGCTTCGGCCCTTCGGGAGTGACCGCTTTCCGCCGGTTCACCGAGTGGTCCGAGGCGAGGGTGTGGGCCAAGCTCCATCGCCTTGTCCTCGATGAGCTCGGCTCCCGCGGTGAGCTGGACTGGTCGCGCTGTGCGATCGACTCAGTCAGCGTCCGCGCCCTCAAAGGGGGCGGCT TGACGGGACCGAATCCGACCGACCGCGGCAAGAACGGATCGAAAATCCACCTGATCGTCGACCGTCACGGCCTGCCTCTCTCGCTCGGAATCTCCGCCGCCAACCTCCACGACAGCCAGGCCCTCATCCCGCTGGTCCGCGGTATCCCGCCCGTCCGCTCCCGCCGCGGCCCCAGGCGTCGGCGGCCCGCCAAGCTCCACGGCGACAAGGGGTACGACTACCCCCACCTGCGACGCTGGCTCTCTTTACGGCAGATCACCCACCGCATCGCACGCAAGGGCACTGAGTCTTCCCAGCGCCTGGGTCGGCACCGCTGGGTCGTGGAACGGACGGTGTCCTGGCTGTCGGGCTGCCGCCGACTCCACCGCCGATACGAACGCAAGCCCGAGCACTTCCTCGCCTTCACCGCCATCGCGGCAACCCTCATATGCCATCGCAGAATCGCCAAATGA
- a CDS encoding NAD+ synthase gives MPQLRLALNQIDSTVGDLSQNAEAIVHWTRHSAEQGAHLAAFPEMALTGYPVEDLALRASFVDASRRELRALAARLDDEGLGGLPVVVGYLDRTEEAKPRYGQPAGAPRNAGAVLHRGEVALTFSKHHLPNYGVFDEFRYFVPGETLPVVRVHGIDVALAICEDLWQDGGRVPATRTAGAGLLLSINASPYEQNKDDQRLELVRKRAQEAGCTTAYLAMTGGQDELVFDGDSIVVDKDGEVVARAPQFTQGCVVLDLELPAAGAVPEGVVDDGLRVEHVTLSEEPLPAYEAEFDGGYADRLDDDEETYSALVVGLRAYVTKNGFSSVLIGLSGGIDSALTAAIACDALGAQHVYGVAMPSRYSSEHSVSDAEELARRTGLNLRNIPIAPMFDAYMDSLGLTGLAEENLQSRLRGTMLMALSNQEGHIVLAPGNKSELAVGYSTLYGDSVGAYGPIKDLYKTAVFRLARWRNEAARSRGETPPVPENSISKPPSAELRPDQVDTDSLPDYPVLDGILELYVDRDQGADEIVAAGFDAELVTRTLRMVDAAEYKRRQYPPGTKISPKGFGKDRRLPITNRWRETG, from the coding sequence GTGCCTCAACTACGCCTCGCCCTGAATCAGATCGACTCGACCGTCGGCGATCTCTCCCAGAACGCCGAGGCGATCGTCCACTGGACCCGGCACTCCGCCGAGCAGGGAGCGCACCTGGCCGCGTTCCCCGAGATGGCGCTGACCGGCTACCCCGTGGAGGACCTCGCCCTGCGCGCGTCCTTCGTCGACGCCTCCCGCCGGGAGCTGCGCGCCCTCGCGGCCCGCCTCGACGACGAGGGCCTCGGCGGACTCCCCGTGGTGGTCGGCTACTTGGACCGCACCGAGGAGGCCAAGCCGCGCTACGGCCAGCCGGCCGGAGCCCCCCGCAACGCGGGCGCGGTGCTGCACCGCGGCGAGGTGGCGCTGACCTTCTCCAAGCACCACCTCCCCAACTACGGCGTCTTCGACGAGTTCCGGTACTTCGTGCCGGGCGAGACGCTGCCCGTCGTCCGCGTGCACGGCATCGACGTGGCGCTCGCGATCTGCGAGGACCTCTGGCAGGACGGCGGCCGCGTCCCGGCGACGCGCACCGCGGGCGCGGGCCTGCTGCTCTCGATCAACGCCTCGCCGTACGAGCAGAACAAGGACGACCAGCGCCTGGAGCTGGTGCGCAAGCGCGCGCAGGAGGCGGGCTGCACGACCGCGTACCTCGCGATGACGGGCGGCCAGGACGAGCTGGTCTTCGACGGGGACTCCATCGTCGTGGACAAGGACGGCGAAGTCGTCGCGCGGGCGCCGCAGTTCACGCAGGGGTGCGTGGTCCTCGACCTGGAGCTGCCCGCCGCGGGCGCCGTGCCGGAGGGCGTCGTGGACGACGGCCTGCGCGTCGAGCACGTCACGCTGTCCGAGGAGCCGCTGCCCGCGTACGAGGCGGAGTTCGACGGCGGGTACGCGGACCGGCTCGACGACGACGAGGAGACGTACTCGGCGCTCGTCGTGGGCCTGCGGGCGTACGTCACCAAGAACGGCTTCTCCTCCGTCCTGATCGGGCTTTCCGGAGGCATCGACTCCGCGCTGACGGCGGCGATCGCGTGCGACGCGCTGGGGGCGCAGCACGTGTACGGGGTCGCGATGCCGTCGCGGTACTCGTCCGAGCACTCCGTGAGCGACGCGGAGGAGTTGGCGCGGCGTACCGGTCTGAACCTGCGCAACATCCCCATCGCGCCGATGTTCGACGCCTACATGGACTCCCTCGGCCTCACCGGACTCGCCGAGGAGAACCTCCAGTCGCGGCTGCGCGGGACCATGCTCATGGCGCTCTCCAACCAGGAGGGGCACATCGTGCTCGCGCCCGGCAACAAGTCCGAGCTGGCCGTGGGGTATTCGACGCTGTACGGGGACTCGGTCGGGGCGTACGGACCCATCAAGGACCTCTACAAGACCGCGGTCTTCCGGCTGGCGCGGTGGCGCAACGAGGCCGCCCGCTCCCGCGGGGAGACCCCGCCCGTCCCCGAGAACTCCATCAGCAAGCCGCCCAGCGCGGAGCTGCGGCCCGACCAGGTGGACACCGACTCGCTGCCCGACTATCCCGTGCTCGACGGGATCCTCGAGCTGTACGTCGACCGGGATCAGGGGGCCGACGAGATCGTTGCCGCGGGGTTCGACGCGGAACTCGTCACGAGGACGCTGCGCATGGTGGACGCCGCCGAGTACAAGCGGCGGCAGTACCCGCCCGGCACCAAGATCTCCCCCAAGGGCTTCGGCAAGGACCGCCGCCTCCCGATCACGAACCGCTGGCGCGAAACAGGCTGA
- a CDS encoding multicopper oxidase family protein codes for MRTPISRTPQPSGTSGAPDPSRRICDTSRRTLLGAAIAAVGTGLVTACSGDGSHSGHAGGGQGGPSAAPKGYVTPTGREVAAAERRRPGGGRIRKVRLTAAPATLDLGGPTVRTWAYGEDLPGKEVRVTAGDTLALTLANHLPEPTTLHWHGLALRNDMDGVPALTQRGIRPGADFTYRFKVPHPGTYWFHPHAGTQQDRGLYAPLIVDDPKEPLEYDKEWVVVLDDWVDGVDGSTPDAVLKELRAGMDHGGSDGGDSAGASGGGHDMSHMSMSMSRSEDTPDPSRPTGPSRMMMGAKSDLLGPDAGDVAYPHYVLNGRTPKAPTTFRARPGDRVRIRLINAGGDTAFRVALGGHELTVTHTDGFPVRHKKADALLIGMGERYDVLVTVKDGVFPLTAVAEGKKAAARALLRTGGGAPPPASARPEELTGRVLLADRLTADDSVALEDRAPDRTVRIRLTGGMAKYDWAFDGKPYSPDRRLPVRAGERVRITFTNGTTMWHPLHLHGHTFALAGTPGRPRKDTAVVLPNGTLTVDFDTDNPGLWMIHCHNVYHAEAGMMTVLGYRS; via the coding sequence ATGCGCACACCCATCTCACGCACCCCGCAGCCCTCGGGGACGTCCGGGGCCCCTGACCCATCGCGCCGGATCTGCGACACGTCGCGCCGGACGCTGCTCGGCGCCGCGATCGCCGCCGTCGGCACGGGCCTGGTGACGGCCTGCTCCGGCGACGGCTCCCACTCCGGGCACGCGGGCGGCGGCCAGGGCGGTCCTTCCGCGGCCCCGAAGGGCTATGTGACGCCCACCGGCCGGGAAGTCGCCGCGGCCGAGCGCAGGCGCCCCGGCGGCGGCCGGATCAGGAAGGTGCGGCTCACCGCCGCCCCGGCCACGCTCGACCTGGGCGGCCCCACGGTCCGCACCTGGGCGTACGGCGAGGACCTGCCCGGCAAGGAGGTCCGCGTCACGGCGGGCGACACCCTCGCCCTCACCCTCGCCAACCACCTCCCCGAGCCCACCACGCTGCACTGGCACGGCCTCGCCCTGCGCAACGACATGGACGGCGTCCCCGCCCTCACCCAGCGCGGGATCCGGCCCGGCGCCGACTTCACGTACCGCTTCAAGGTCCCCCATCCGGGGACGTACTGGTTCCACCCCCACGCGGGCACCCAGCAGGACCGGGGTCTCTACGCACCCCTGATCGTCGACGACCCCAAGGAGCCCCTGGAGTACGACAAGGAGTGGGTCGTCGTCCTGGACGACTGGGTCGACGGCGTGGACGGCTCCACCCCGGACGCCGTCCTCAAGGAGTTGCGGGCCGGGATGGACCACGGCGGGAGCGACGGCGGGGACAGCGCCGGAGCCAGTGGGGGCGGGCACGACATGTCCCACATGTCGATGTCGATGTCGCGGTCCGAGGACACCCCCGACCCGAGCCGCCCGACGGGGCCCTCCCGGATGATGATGGGCGCCAAGAGCGACCTCCTCGGCCCGGACGCGGGCGACGTGGCCTACCCCCACTACGTGCTCAACGGCCGCACCCCCAAGGCCCCCACGACCTTCCGCGCCCGCCCCGGCGACCGCGTCCGCATCCGTCTGATCAACGCGGGCGGCGACACGGCCTTCCGGGTGGCGCTCGGGGGCCACGAGCTGACGGTGACGCACACGGACGGCTTCCCGGTGCGGCACAAGAAGGCCGACGCGCTGCTCATCGGCATGGGCGAGCGGTACGACGTCCTGGTCACCGTCAAGGACGGCGTGTTTCCGCTGACGGCGGTGGCCGAGGGCAAGAAGGCGGCGGCCCGGGCGCTGCTCCGCACGGGCGGGGGCGCGCCACCGCCCGCGTCGGCGCGCCCCGAGGAGCTGACGGGCCGCGTGCTCCTCGCCGACCGGCTCACGGCCGACGACTCCGTGGCCCTCGAGGACCGGGCGCCGGACCGCACAGTCAGGATCCGGCTGACGGGCGGCATGGCGAAGTACGACTGGGCGTTCGACGGGAAGCCCTACTCCCCCGACAGGCGGCTCCCGGTCCGCGCCGGGGAACGGGTCCGGATCACCTTCACCAACGGCACCACGATGTGGCACCCGCTCCATCTGCACGGTCACACGTTCGCCCTGGCGGGCACCCCGGGACGCCCCCGCAAGGACACGGCGGTCGTGCTGCCGAACGGCACGCTGACGGTGGACTTCGACACGGACAACCCCGGCCTGTGGATGATCCACTGCCACAACGTCTACCACGCGGAGGCGGGGATGATGACGGTGCTCGGCTATCGCTCCTGA
- a CDS encoding amino acid permease, translating to MVAQGVVTTLIGVLYAFSDDVSSAYWMFSVITVQIYLIAYLLMFVAAVRLRATQPHVRRGFVAPAAFLKYRRPEWIHPDHQRANTTD from the coding sequence ATGGTCGCGCAGGGAGTCGTGACCACCCTCATCGGTGTCCTGTACGCGTTCAGCGACGACGTGTCCAGCGCGTACTGGATGTTCTCCGTCATCACCGTGCAGATCTACCTCATCGCCTACCTGCTGATGTTCGTGGCCGCGGTGCGGCTGCGCGCCACGCAGCCGCACGTGCGGCGCGGCTTCGTCGCGCCCGCCGCCTTCCTCAAGTACCGCAGACCGGAGTGGATTCACCCTGACCACCAGCGCGCGAACACCACGGACTAG
- a CDS encoding DUF998 domain-containing protein: MSPEHPDTRARDAARTAVAALLVLGALAYTTWALEAFLPTGLSPLRSYVSELAAEDQPYGTFFRSLDFAAGVLVCAGAVLALLRPARTAGLPRGLALLSTLGWVGVAVFGAATAADSRLPLSCAPTADAACAARERAGLVPTAHSAHAVSSSVAVAGALVGMVLLTVVVRRAGARGDVRTGGLLAVLLGVELAATVWTLAAVAAFDAGHGTWGLGVAQRLQLLTIAVWLVVVAWPVRRSGPRE; the protein is encoded by the coding sequence ATGTCACCCGAGCATCCCGACACCCGAGCCCGCGACGCCGCCCGCACGGCCGTCGCGGCCCTCCTCGTGCTCGGCGCCCTCGCCTACACCACCTGGGCCCTCGAAGCGTTCCTGCCGACCGGGCTCTCACCGCTGCGGTCCTACGTCAGTGAACTCGCCGCCGAGGACCAGCCGTACGGGACGTTCTTCCGCTCCCTGGACTTCGCGGCGGGCGTCCTCGTGTGTGCCGGGGCGGTCCTCGCGCTCCTCCGGCCCGCCAGGACCGCCGGGCTCCCGCGCGGCCTCGCCCTCCTGAGCACCCTCGGCTGGGTCGGCGTCGCGGTTTTCGGCGCGGCCACCGCGGCCGACTCACGGCTGCCGCTGAGCTGCGCGCCCACCGCGGACGCGGCCTGCGCGGCCAGGGAGCGGGCCGGGCTCGTGCCCACGGCGCACTCCGCGCACGCCGTCAGCAGCAGTGTCGCGGTGGCGGGAGCGCTGGTGGGCATGGTGCTGCTCACGGTCGTGGTGCGCAGAGCCGGCGCGCGGGGCGACGTCCGCACGGGCGGCCTCCTCGCCGTCCTCCTCGGCGTCGAACTGGCCGCCACCGTGTGGACGCTCGCGGCCGTCGCCGCCTTCGACGCCGGTCACGGGACGTGGGGGCTCGGGGTCGCGCAGCGACTTCAGTTGCTCACGATCGCGGTGTGGCTGGTGGTGGTGGCGTGGCCGGTACGGCGATCAGGGCCCCGGGAGTGA